Proteins encoded within one genomic window of Brachybacterium avium:
- a CDS encoding YbhB/YbcL family Raf kinase inhibitor-like protein: protein MDHTSPETSSFVLISSATPPGEEVAPQQLVEALGGENLSPDLRWSGAPEGTRSFAVTCYDPDAPTGSGFWHWVAWDIPAATTSLPLGVARDDASLLQARNDFGNPGYDGPEPPAGPPHRYQFSVHALPVPTLGVSADSPHIAARFAIFSQQLASASFTARYQVME from the coding sequence ATGGATCACACGTCCCCTGAGACCTCATCGTTCGTCCTCATCTCGAGCGCCACGCCCCCAGGCGAGGAGGTGGCTCCCCAGCAGCTGGTGGAGGCGCTCGGCGGGGAGAACCTCTCCCCCGATCTCCGCTGGTCGGGAGCCCCGGAGGGCACCCGCTCCTTCGCTGTGACCTGCTATGACCCCGACGCCCCTACGGGATCCGGGTTCTGGCACTGGGTGGCCTGGGACATCCCCGCTGCGACCACGTCGCTGCCGCTCGGGGTGGCTCGGGACGATGCGTCCCTCCTCCAGGCGCGGAACGACTTCGGCAACCCCGGCTACGACGGGCCCGAGCCGCCGGCCGGCCCCCCGCACCGCTACCAGTTCTCGGTGCATGCCCTGCCGGTCCCGACGCTCGGGGTCAGTGCGGACTCACCGCATATCGCGGCCCGCTTCGCGATCTTCTCCCAGCAGCTGGCCTCGGCCTCGTTCACCGCGCGCTACCAGGTGATGGAGTGA
- a CDS encoding aspartate/glutamate racemase family protein — protein sequence MIETAPGAAGKDSGGRLDPADWSRPVVGVLGGLGPAATSVFLDMLIRATVAGSDQEHLDLLVSQHSTTPDRTAGILEPGAPDPGPVIVRDAVMLQRAGVDLLVLPCNTAHHYARQVEAATDIPLLSIVETTSRAAVEVADGAPIAVFATEGNIHAGVYQDQILARGGTPLVPDRAVQEDINHLIYAQVKAGVPVDLDLFESCIERVLACGAGVAVLGCTELSVVYDQHGYRGDRRLVDSLTELARITVGRAGKELTELFR from the coding sequence GTGATCGAGACGGCGCCGGGAGCGGCAGGGAAGGACTCCGGCGGCCGGCTCGACCCCGCGGACTGGTCCCGCCCGGTGGTCGGCGTCCTCGGCGGGCTCGGACCGGCGGCGACCTCCGTGTTCCTGGACATGCTGATCCGCGCCACGGTGGCCGGCAGCGACCAGGAGCATCTGGACCTGCTGGTCTCCCAGCACTCCACCACCCCGGACCGGACAGCAGGGATACTCGAGCCCGGCGCCCCCGATCCCGGCCCGGTGATCGTCCGTGACGCGGTGATGCTCCAGCGCGCCGGCGTGGACCTGCTCGTCCTGCCCTGCAACACCGCTCACCACTACGCGCGCCAGGTCGAGGCGGCCACCGACATCCCGCTGCTGAGCATCGTCGAGACCACCTCGCGCGCCGCTGTCGAGGTCGCGGACGGGGCCCCCATCGCCGTCTTCGCGACCGAGGGCAACATCCACGCCGGGGTGTACCAGGATCAGATCCTCGCCCGGGGTGGCACGCCGCTGGTGCCCGACCGTGCTGTGCAGGAGGACATCAATCACCTCATCTACGCCCAGGTCAAGGCCGGGGTGCCGGTGGACCTGGACCTCTTCGAGTCCTGCATCGAACGAGTGCTGGCCTGCGGTGCGGGTGTCGCCGTGCTCGGCTGCACCGAGCTCTCGGTGGTGTACGACCAGCACGGGTACCGCGGCGACCGGCGGCTGGTCGACTCGCTCACCGAGCTCGCCCGCATCACCGTGGGCCGGGCCGGCAAGGAGCTGACCGAGCTCTTCCGCTGA
- a CDS encoding carboxylate--amine ligase, whose protein sequence is MPHPETPTSRPAAPDPGPSSAQAGFDLVLLGSGLGVYTLARAFHEEYGVVATVITKVGIEPMRRSVTCVVDELGSSASDEDLVTAAVDLAIERGGVRPQLLLANADSLVQLMSDHRDQLEPHYVMPILEADVLERLSDKAEFARLCTEHGVATPRTEVIDLSIPRKAGWEPPRTDLPFPVVMKAARTADMAGVRFAGKKKVWFLEDPEELAALLRSIAAAGYTGRLIVQELIPGDDTAEGSITAYTDAAGRVTLLCSARVLLGEHTPDALGRPAAMITTPFDDALEQARALLEATGYRGYANFDVKRDPRDGTWKFFEVNPRIGRNNFYVSSAGANVSRFVVADAIEHRRIEPVTQFDEILYSLVPMPLLRRYLRDPPLKRWVATVARRGVRNPWTYPADGGWARRYARIVGLNHVRKFLRHYPRPTDSGF, encoded by the coding sequence ATGCCACACCCTGAGACGCCCACGTCCCGTCCCGCCGCACCCGATCCCGGTCCGTCCTCGGCGCAGGCGGGTTTCGACCTGGTGCTGCTCGGCTCCGGGCTCGGGGTTTACACGCTCGCGCGTGCCTTCCATGAGGAGTACGGCGTGGTGGCGACGGTGATCACGAAGGTCGGGATCGAGCCGATGCGTCGCTCGGTCACCTGCGTCGTCGACGAGCTCGGCAGCTCCGCGAGCGATGAGGACCTGGTCACCGCCGCCGTGGACCTGGCGATCGAGCGCGGCGGAGTGCGCCCGCAGCTGCTGCTGGCCAATGCGGATTCGCTCGTGCAGCTGATGAGCGATCATCGCGATCAGCTGGAGCCGCACTACGTCATGCCGATCCTCGAGGCCGATGTCCTCGAGCGTCTCTCGGACAAGGCGGAATTCGCCCGGTTGTGCACCGAGCACGGGGTGGCGACCCCGCGCACGGAGGTCATCGACCTGAGCATTCCGCGGAAGGCGGGCTGGGAGCCTCCCCGCACCGATCTGCCCTTCCCGGTGGTCATGAAAGCGGCCCGCACCGCGGACATGGCCGGGGTGCGCTTCGCGGGCAAGAAGAAGGTGTGGTTCCTCGAGGACCCCGAGGAGCTCGCCGCGCTGCTCCGCTCGATCGCCGCGGCCGGCTACACCGGACGTCTGATCGTCCAGGAGCTGATCCCCGGTGACGACACCGCCGAGGGCTCGATCACCGCCTACACCGACGCCGCGGGTCGGGTGACGCTGCTGTGCTCGGCCCGGGTGCTGCTGGGCGAGCACACGCCCGATGCGCTGGGCCGACCGGCCGCGATGATCACCACCCCCTTCGACGACGCGCTGGAGCAGGCGCGGGCCCTGCTCGAGGCGACCGGCTACCGGGGCTACGCGAACTTCGACGTCAAGCGCGACCCTCGCGACGGGACCTGGAAGTTCTTCGAGGTCAATCCCCGTATCGGTCGCAACAACTTCTATGTCTCCAGCGCTGGGGCGAACGTCTCCCGCTTCGTGGTGGCCGATGCCATCGAGCACCGCCGGATCGAGCCGGTCACGCAGTTCGACGAGATCCTCTACTCGCTGGTCCCGATGCCGCTGCTGAGGCGCTACCTGCGCGACCCCCCGCTGAAGCGCTGGGTGGCCACCGTGGCGCGGCGCGGGGTCCGCAACCCGTGGACCTACCCGGCGGACGGCGGCTGGGCGCGCCGCTACGCGCGGATCGTCGGGCTGAACCATGTGCGCAAGTTCCTGCGCCACTATCCACGGCCGACCGACTCGGGGTTCTGA